One segment of Synchiropus splendidus isolate RoL2022-P1 chromosome 4, RoL_Sspl_1.0, whole genome shotgun sequence DNA contains the following:
- the nfatc1 gene encoding nuclear factor of activated T-cells, cytoplasmic 1, producing MKSAEEDAYGYTPNVSLSLPLGNPCLPSQYHSLQSSPAISVSVSEPHSYDAEDDMRAAGYFSSPGIRPNGAPTLESPRIEITAYGQFPEDAAEEGGHPVAKRMNSIVTLTLPSADGYRDPSCLSPASSISSRSCHSDASYESTFSYNYDNSPQNSPWQSPSVSPKGSTLALPGEGCGSGGSPRHSPSNSPRTSVTDDTWMGHRNSRPNSPCGAKRKYSLNGGRVSQKHYQPSPNHSPGPSPQTSPRLSVTEETWLPNTNQYTNSAILAAINALTTDGMVDLGEGIPIKARKTSLDHSPSVSLKMEPGGEELTQGDLVHDEHPSNRLSLKKEGFCGGYLDVPHHPYSWSKPKQYVSPALPALDWQLPSSSGPYSLQIEVQPKSHHRAHYETEGSRGAVKALAAGHPVVQLHGYMENEPLTLQLFIGTADDRLLRPHAFYQVHRITGKTVSTPSHEALHNNTKILEIALLPENNMRAIIDCAGILKLRNSDIELRKGETDIGRKNTRVRMVFRVHINQPTGRTVSLQVASNPIECSQRSAQELPLVDKQSLETCPAPGGEMMLLDGHNFQHDSKVVFVEKAQDGHHVWETEAKVDRGACKPNSLLVEVPPYRNQRLSTPVHVNFYVCNGKRKRSQYQRFTYVPSTVPTIKTEPRDDYDASLLCAQQSPGLSLHPKPYFPTQVLTPAMTPDLRQCVVGGAYAASQPRLVPKPSSPLPPSPSPNASPKLHDLSPPPFSKCLSGSVAVQHLGTPSPVPHVSIIQETPGCYQSPALFPPSSASSSPVSQPSTPGAGPEASFSPNHCVAPPQPVSGNSSPVAAAHPKVPDRGRSHLQEDSSSSALAVSIKQEPQELDQMYLDDVNEIIRNDLSSISVQSHT from the exons ATGAAGTCTGCAGAGGAAG ATGCATATGGCTACACGCCAAACGTCAGTCTCTCTCTCCCGCTGGGGAACCCTTGTCTTCCCTCCCAGTATCACAGCCTGCAGTCCAGCCCTGCTATATCTGTGTCAGTCAGCGAGCCTCACAGCTATGACGCAGAGGACGACATGAGAGCCGCCGGATACTTTTCATCTCCAGGCATTCGTCCAAACGGAGCACCGACCCTGGAGAGCCCTCGCATTGAGATCACAGCCTATGGTCAGTTTCCTGAGGATGCGGCGGAGGAAGGGGGCCATCCTGTTGCTAAGCGAATGAACTCCATAGTGACACTGACGCTCCCAAGTGCAGATGGTTACCGTGACCCCAGCTGCCTGAGTCCAGCTAGCAGTATCTCTTCTCGCAGCTGCCACTCTGACGCTTCCTATGAGTCCACCTTTTCGTACAACTACGATAATTCCCCTCAGAACTCCCCTTGGCAGTCTCCATCCGTCTCCCCTAAGGGATCCACCCTTGCCCTGCCAGGGGAAGGCTGCGGTTCTGGGGGGTCGCCTCGACACTCCCCTTCAAACTCCCCACGCACCAGTGTGACGGATGACACGTGGATGGGTCACCGGAACTCCAGGCCAAACTCACCCTGCGGTGCAAAGAGAAAGTACAGCCTGAATGGAGGCCGGGTGTCCCAGAAGCACTACCAGCCATCTCCGAACCACTCTCCCGGTCCGTCCCCTCAAACCTCCCCCCGCTTGAGTGTCACGGAAGAGACCTGGCTGCCAAACACTAACCAGTACACCAATTCTGCGATCCTGGCGGCCATCAATGCTTTGACCACTGATGGAATGGTGGACCTCGGAGAGGGAATACCAATTAAGGCCCGGAAAACCAGCCTGGACCACAGCCCTTCTGTCAGCCTGAAAATGGAACCTGGGGGAGAAGAACTAACTCAAGGGGATCTGGTCCACGATGAGCACCCCTCCAACAGACTGTCCTTAAAGAAGGAAGGATTCTGTGGTGGCTACCTGGATGTGCCTCACCACCCGTACTCCTGGTCCAAGCCAAAGCAATACGTCAG CCCAGCACTGCCAGCACTGGACTGGCAGCTGCCCTCCAGCTCGGGCCCCTACAGCCTTCAGATCGAGGTCCAGCCAAAGTCCCACCACCGCGCTCACTACGAGACGGAGGGCAGCAGAGGAGCCGTGAAGGCGCTGGCTGCGGGACACCCAGTGGTGCAG CTGCACGGCTACATGGAGAACGAGCCGCTGACCCTCCAGCTCTTCATCGGCACGGCGGACGACCGGCTGCTGAGGCCTCACGCCTTCTACCAGGTCCACCGCATCACCGGGAAGACCGTGTCCACGCCGAGTCACGAGGCCCTGCACAACAACACCAAGATCCTGGAGATCGCCCTGCTGCCCGAGAACAACATGAGGGCCAT AATCGACTGTGCCGGCATCCTGAAGCTGCGTAACTCCGACATTGAGCTGCGAAAGGGAGAGACGGACATTGGACGCAAGAACACGCGAGTGCGGATGGTCTTCAGGGTCCACATCAACCAGCCCACCGGGAGAACCGTGTCCCTGCAGGTGGCGTCCAACCCCATCGAATGCT CTCAGCGATCGGCTCAGGAGCTGCCGCTGGTGGACAAGCAGAGCCTGGAGACGTGTCCCGCCCCCGGAGGGGAGATGATGCTTCTGGACGGGCACAACTTCCAGCACGACTCCAAGGTGGTGTTCGTGGAAAAGGCTCAAG atGGTCACCACGTTTGGGAGACGGAGGCCAAGGTCGACCGAGGAGCCTGCAAACCT AATTCCCTCTTGGTGGAGGTCCCTCCCTACCGGAACCAAAGACTGTCCACTCCAGTCCACGTCAACTTCTACGTCTGCAATGGCAAGAGGAAACGGAGCCAGTACCAGCGTTTCACCTACGTTCCTTCGACAG TTCCGACGATAAAAACGGAGCCACGTGACGACTACGACGCCTCATTGCTCTGCGCCCAGCAGAGTCCTGGCCTGTCTTTGCACCCCAAGCCATACTTTCCTACTCAGGTCTTGACCCCTGCAATGACCCCGGACCTACGGCAGTGCGTCGTAGGCGGGGCCTACGCCGCCAGCCAGCCGAGACTGGTGCCGAAGCCGAGCTCCCCGCTGCCTCCGTCTCCCTCCCCGAACGCCAGCCCCAAACTGCACGATCTTTCGCCGCCCCCCTTTTCCAAGTGCCTTTCAGGGAGCGTGGCCGTCCAACACCTGGGCACCCCGTCTCCAGTCCCGCATGTCTCCATCATCCAGGAAACACCTGGGTGCTACCAGAGCCCCGCCCTCTTCCCGCCCAGCAGTGCCTCGTCCTCGCCGGTGTCGCAGCCCTCCACGCCCGGAGCCGGGCCGGAGGCGTCCTTCTCCCCGAACCACTGCGTCGCCCCGCCGCAGCCAGTCAGCGGCAACAGCAGCCCGGTGGCGGCTGCACATCCCAAAGTGCCAGACAGGGGGCGCTCCCACCTCCAGGAGGACAGTAGCTCATCCGCGCTGGCTGTCAGCATCAAGCAGGAACCGCAGGAGCTGGACCAGATGTATCTGGATGACG